In a genomic window of Salmo trutta chromosome 32, fSalTru1.1, whole genome shotgun sequence:
- the atp6v0ca gene encoding ATPase H+ transporting V0 subunit ca: MSSESPEYSPFFAVMGASAAMVFSALGAAYGTAKSGTGIAAMSVMRPELIMKSIIPVVMAGIIAIYGLVVAVLIANNISEKVTLYKSFLHLGAGLSVGLSGLAAGFAIGIVGDAGVRGTAQQPRLFVGMILILIFAEVLGLYGLIVALILSTK; this comes from the exons ATGTCGTCAGAAAGCCCCGAATACTCCCCGTTCTTCGCAGTGATGGGAGCCTCTGCGGCTATGGTCTTCAGCG cATTGGGGGCGGCCTATGGCACGGCTAAGAGCGGAACGGGCATCGCTGCCATGTCGGTGATGCGGCCGGAACTCATCATGAAGTCCATCATTCCTGTGGTCATGGCGGGTATCATCGCCATCTATGGGCTGGTGGTGGCGGTGCTCATCGCCAACAACATTTCAGAGAAAGTCACCCTCTACAA GAGTTTCCTCCACCTGGGTGCTGGGCTGAGCGTGGGGCTGAGTGGGCTGGCGGCTGGTTTCGCCATCGGTATTGTGGGCGATGCAGGTGTTCGGGGCACGGCCCAGCAGCCCAGGCTCTTCGTGGGCATGATCCTCATCCTAATCTTTGCAGAGGTCCTGGGGCTCTACGGTCTTATTGTGGCTCTCATCCTCTCCACAAAATAG